In Streptomyces sp. DG2A-72, one genomic interval encodes:
- a CDS encoding NUDIX hydrolase has protein sequence MVAGATPGGALEAGEDHAAAALRELREELGVDEKNVALGTQLAQRSQEQTVGGRVVRQVERYFLAHLEPADADPARATQPDNIQAHRWWTLQELRETPETIYPDGLLSLIAGLLANGVPKCPITLR, from the coding sequence TTGGTTGCAGGGGCCACCCCCGGCGGCGCCCTGGAGGCAGGGGAGGACCACGCTGCTGCCGCGCTCCGCGAACTGCGCGAAGAACTCGGCGTCGATGAAAAGAACGTCGCGCTAGGCACGCAGCTGGCCCAGCGCAGCCAGGAGCAAACCGTCGGCGGGCGGGTAGTCCGGCAGGTTGAGCGGTACTTTCTAGCCCACCTTGAGCCCGCGGATGCCGACCCTGCCCGAGCCACTCAGCCCGACAACATCCAGGCCCACCGCTGGTGGACGCTGCAAGAACTGCGGGAGACGCCGGAGACGATCTATCCCGACGGCCTCCTCAGCCTGATTGCCGGGCTACTCGCCAACGGCGTGCCCAAGTGCCCCATCACCCTGCGCTGA
- a CDS encoding phosphoadenosine phosphosulfate reductase, protein MPILSRTPGAHHDNPTETGPRAVLDLAAHQSSEYPMRVISYGGGVQSTALLVLAAQREIDFSTFLFANVGDDSEHPATLAYVREIAIPYAERAGLHIYELKRRRRDGATETLMQRLNRPDTRSIPIPVRMANGAPGRRNCTADFKIKVVGRWLREHGATAKAPAAVGIGISLDEIHRANRRRKEAHEVIEYPLLDLGLRRDDCERIITEAGLPVPPKSSCFFCPFRTVDAWRHQRRHEPELFAQSVRLEETINRRRAALGRDDVYLTRYGIPLTQAIPDESPGEGEADEGDGACDSGWCMT, encoded by the coding sequence ATGCCGATCTTGTCACGCACCCCCGGAGCCCACCACGACAACCCGACGGAAACGGGCCCACGGGCCGTCCTCGACCTGGCCGCTCACCAGTCAAGTGAATACCCGATGAGGGTCATCTCCTACGGAGGCGGCGTCCAGTCGACCGCGCTGCTGGTGCTAGCCGCCCAGCGCGAGATCGACTTCTCCACCTTCCTCTTCGCCAATGTCGGGGACGACAGCGAGCACCCGGCGACCCTCGCGTACGTTCGCGAGATCGCCATCCCTTACGCCGAGCGTGCGGGACTGCACATCTACGAGCTCAAGCGACGCCGCCGTGACGGGGCCACGGAAACCCTCATGCAGCGGCTGAACCGGCCGGATACTCGGTCGATCCCCATCCCGGTCCGTATGGCCAACGGCGCTCCTGGCCGCCGCAACTGCACCGCAGACTTCAAGATCAAGGTGGTCGGGCGGTGGCTTCGGGAGCATGGCGCCACCGCGAAGGCACCGGCGGCGGTCGGCATCGGCATTTCGCTCGACGAAATCCATCGCGCCAACCGTCGGCGGAAGGAAGCCCACGAGGTCATCGAGTACCCCCTCCTCGACCTCGGGCTGCGCCGAGACGACTGCGAGCGCATCATCACCGAGGCCGGCCTGCCGGTACCACCCAAGAGCTCCTGCTTCTTCTGCCCCTTCCGCACCGTCGACGCCTGGCGCCACCAGCGTCGCCACGAGCCCGAATTGTTCGCACAGTCGGTCCGGCTGGAGGAGACGATCAACCGCCGACGGGCGGCGCTCGGCCGGGATGACGTCTATCTCACGCGGTACGGGATCCCGCTCACTCAAGCCATCCCCGATGAGAGCCCGGGGGAAGGCGAAGCCGATGAGGGTGACGGGGCATGCGACTCCGGCTGGTGCATGACCTGA
- a CDS encoding DNA phosphorothioation-associated putative methyltransferase — translation MTQQLWSSQRHQTAIGRVGLSLPARRAVGDLQLEPDTGVLDYGCGRGGDVRALQHLGLDAAGWDPVHFPDGRREPAEVVLLTYVLNVIEDPAERRETLLRAWDLAKSVLVVSARLRWERNQIKGAEYGDGILTQRRTFQRLYAAGELRDYVEEATGVRCVSAAPGIVYAFKDDVARLSYLARQVAPDGGWLASEDTASAITSVVDHLEQRGRMPQLEEMPQPIISLLGHLRPAELKRLAEQEADPAKVERSAERGALDTLQFLALELFHGRGPVSSLPLPVQLDIRAFFPSYTEACHRADRLLFKLRDDAYVRRAMNGSIAGKFTATALYVHRRALHRIPAVLRLYEQCASIAAGRPGEWSVVKLRHQGRGVSWLDYPEFDADPHPRIAASYAVDLKTLKSSFTSYADSTNRPLLHRKHEFLAEDDPDAPKYRRLTDAEVRAGLYESPHLIGTEEGWERELVRCERELRGHRLVRRTTST, via the coding sequence ATGACACAGCAGCTGTGGAGCAGCCAGAGGCATCAGACCGCGATCGGCCGAGTCGGCCTCTCGCTGCCGGCTCGTCGCGCCGTCGGCGACCTCCAGCTGGAACCCGACACGGGAGTACTGGACTACGGGTGCGGACGTGGCGGCGATGTACGGGCACTGCAGCACCTCGGCCTCGATGCCGCGGGGTGGGACCCGGTCCACTTCCCGGACGGGCGGCGTGAGCCGGCCGAGGTGGTCCTTCTCACCTACGTCCTGAACGTCATTGAGGATCCCGCCGAACGACGCGAGACGCTCCTACGAGCCTGGGACCTCGCTAAATCGGTGCTGGTCGTGTCCGCGCGGCTGAGGTGGGAGCGCAACCAGATCAAAGGCGCGGAGTACGGCGACGGCATTCTCACGCAGCGCCGCACCTTCCAGCGCCTGTACGCCGCTGGCGAGCTGCGCGACTACGTCGAGGAGGCCACCGGCGTCCGCTGCGTGTCGGCGGCGCCCGGCATCGTTTACGCGTTCAAGGACGATGTGGCCCGCCTGAGTTACCTCGCCCGACAGGTCGCTCCTGACGGGGGGTGGCTGGCGTCCGAGGACACCGCCTCGGCGATCACCTCGGTCGTCGATCATCTCGAACAGCGCGGCAGGATGCCTCAGCTGGAGGAAATGCCGCAGCCCATCATCAGCCTCCTTGGCCACCTGCGCCCCGCTGAACTCAAGCGCCTTGCCGAGCAGGAAGCCGACCCCGCGAAGGTAGAACGAAGCGCCGAGCGCGGAGCCCTCGACACACTGCAGTTCCTCGCGCTGGAGCTGTTTCACGGCCGAGGCCCGGTCAGCAGTCTGCCCCTGCCAGTTCAACTGGACATCCGTGCCTTCTTCCCGTCGTACACCGAGGCGTGCCACCGAGCGGATCGGCTGCTGTTCAAACTGCGCGACGACGCCTACGTCCGCCGGGCGATGAACGGATCGATCGCCGGCAAGTTCACCGCGACCGCCCTGTACGTTCACCGCCGCGCACTCCATCGGATCCCGGCCGTGCTGCGCCTGTACGAGCAGTGCGCGAGCATTGCCGCTGGCCGTCCTGGCGAGTGGTCTGTCGTCAAGCTCCGCCATCAGGGCCGCGGGGTCAGCTGGCTCGACTATCCCGAGTTCGACGCGGATCCCCACCCGCGAATCGCGGCCTCGTACGCCGTCGACCTGAAGACCCTCAAGTCCTCCTTCACCTCGTACGCGGACTCCACCAACCGTCCCCTGCTGCACCGCAAGCACGAGTTCCTTGCCGAGGATGATCCCGACGCACCCAAGTACCGGAGGCTCACGGACGCCGAGGTCCGCGCCGGTCTTTACGAGAGCCCGCACCTGATCGGCACAGAAGAGGGATGGGAGCGCGAACTCGTTCGCTGCGAGCGGGAGTTGCGAGGCCACAGGCTCGTACGGCGCACCACCAGCACCTGA
- a CDS encoding TerD family protein codes for MHEMVKGSNVALSALSENASSVIVSLSWVSPTGEGDADVSVLLLDANGKVRSDSDFYFYNNPVAADGSVQLLGKTPTESGDEDRISFDLTAVPSGIDRIVVAASRYEGAGFGELEDLKMTLVDGGGESLLRFAIDDAGTVSAIIFGELYRRGEEWKFRAVGQGYDTALAGLAADFGVDIDDDASAEEALNVVTESSEQADTAVPAPAVEQEQQVTPGLVPAPRPSGDEVGPKKAARPRTAKKKVTVPRAARKSLADNESWKQARLFPVSVLKSDRDREMRATSVLLSVMAQVPEFGRRLTAAFGAPSGRMETFTEVSLPHGDTPRRPDGVVRVERAGKLWTALVETKTNGNALKPEQVQAYVDIAARRGYEAVITLSNDVALEGSPLVDVKIDGRRKHKVAFWHLSWAEVTHQAQMLIRHEGVGDKAHAWLLQELLYYLRHENSGCHGFQNMGAAWVPVRNGIDDETLCQGDARALDVVESWERLIRQICLSLGGELGQKVLPVQRAKRGADPRTRRSLLTDQLCLDGRLQAELRIEGAPGILAISADLRTGKLRNSIEIPAPEQGYPLTWAKRLIRRLAEAPADLHIETLVEGETGGPRGTLERLRPEPADMLPKNNDIHITGFRLSLFKSMGSSRGNAESGFIRSVDDAVHRFYTTVVVHLDRPTPRQSTKERAGTG; via the coding sequence GCAAAGTGCGCAGTGACAGCGACTTCTACTTCTACAACAACCCGGTTGCCGCTGACGGGAGTGTGCAACTGCTGGGGAAGACGCCGACGGAAAGCGGCGACGAGGACCGGATCAGCTTCGACCTGACCGCGGTCCCGTCCGGCATCGACCGGATCGTCGTGGCGGCGAGCCGCTATGAGGGAGCCGGCTTCGGGGAGCTGGAAGACCTGAAGATGACACTGGTCGATGGGGGAGGGGAGAGCCTTCTCAGGTTCGCCATCGATGACGCCGGCACGGTGAGCGCGATCATCTTCGGCGAGTTGTACCGGCGTGGGGAAGAGTGGAAGTTCCGTGCTGTCGGACAGGGCTATGACACCGCCCTGGCCGGTCTGGCGGCGGACTTCGGTGTCGACATCGATGACGACGCGAGCGCAGAGGAAGCGCTGAACGTCGTTACAGAGAGCAGTGAGCAGGCTGATACGGCTGTTCCGGCTCCGGCCGTTGAGCAGGAACAGCAGGTGACACCAGGCTTGGTTCCGGCTCCCCGCCCGTCTGGCGATGAGGTGGGGCCAAAGAAGGCGGCACGGCCTCGCACTGCGAAGAAGAAGGTCACTGTGCCCAGGGCGGCCAGGAAGTCTCTGGCGGACAATGAGTCCTGGAAGCAGGCCAGACTCTTTCCGGTGTCGGTACTCAAGAGCGACCGGGACCGGGAAATGCGCGCTACGTCGGTACTGCTGTCGGTGATGGCGCAGGTGCCGGAGTTCGGCCGGAGACTCACGGCGGCGTTCGGAGCACCGTCGGGCCGTATGGAGACGTTCACCGAGGTCTCCCTACCGCACGGCGATACACCGCGACGCCCCGACGGGGTGGTCCGTGTCGAGCGGGCCGGCAAACTGTGGACCGCGCTGGTGGAGACCAAGACCAACGGCAACGCGCTCAAGCCTGAGCAGGTGCAGGCATACGTGGACATCGCCGCACGCCGTGGCTACGAGGCCGTGATCACACTGTCGAACGACGTCGCGCTGGAAGGCAGCCCGCTCGTCGACGTCAAGATTGACGGACGGCGCAAGCACAAGGTGGCTTTTTGGCATCTGTCCTGGGCCGAAGTCACACACCAGGCACAGATGCTGATCCGGCACGAGGGTGTCGGGGACAAGGCACATGCGTGGCTGCTCCAGGAACTGCTGTACTACCTGCGGCATGAGAACTCCGGCTGCCACGGCTTCCAGAACATGGGGGCGGCCTGGGTCCCCGTGCGCAACGGAATCGATGACGAGACCCTGTGCCAGGGTGATGCGCGTGCCCTGGACGTGGTCGAGAGCTGGGAACGGCTCATCCGTCAGATCTGCCTCAGCCTTGGTGGCGAACTTGGACAGAAGGTACTGCCCGTTCAGCGCGCCAAGCGTGGAGCTGATCCGAGAACCCGCCGCAGTCTCCTGACCGATCAGCTTTGCCTCGACGGCAGGCTTCAGGCAGAGCTCCGGATCGAGGGCGCACCCGGAATTCTGGCGATCAGCGCCGACCTGCGCACCGGCAAACTCCGCAACTCCATCGAGATCCCCGCACCCGAGCAAGGCTACCCGCTGACCTGGGCCAAGCGGCTCATCCGCCGCCTGGCCGAGGCACCAGCAGACCTCCACATCGAAACCCTGGTCGAAGGAGAGACCGGGGGACCACGGGGCACGCTGGAACGGCTCCGCCCGGAGCCGGCGGACATGCTCCCGAAGAACAACGACATCCACATCACCGGCTTCCGCCTGTCCCTGTTCAAAAGCATGGGAAGCAGCCGTGGGAACGCCGAGTCCGGCTTCATCCGCAGCGTCGACGACGCCGTGCACCGCTTCTACACCACCGTGGTAGTCCACCTGGACCGCCCGACGCCCCGGCAATCAACGAAGGAACGTGCCGGAACGGGGTGA
- a CDS encoding DUF6602 domain-containing protein yields the protein MSKNVHHRWLQSVEEDIQREYARLHEAARSDPQRAGHGGEGTWRRILGDWLPPQYEVATRKYIIPEVPDGDVFETDLVVFQPSYPQALRQREEVLASGVAAAFSVKLTLNRDGIRDAFERAAKVQRGIKPWLGTPRHEMTPPFPVGLLAHSHSWKKSGTSAAWNVYTLSMEMDKRYAKHPRESLDFLCVSDLGMWCTSRVPFIPQDVLLRMNAEEATRHENGAALTSVMQMDAGESPTVAVLIANLYARLALNDPTLRPLADGFRATGDAGGGGGMMRFWELSTTFSPAVCLGLRMGVGRDRHGDWNAIYG from the coding sequence ATGAGTAAGAATGTGCACCATCGATGGCTGCAATCCGTAGAAGAGGATATACAACGGGAGTACGCGAGGCTTCACGAGGCTGCTCGATCAGATCCGCAGCGGGCAGGACACGGAGGTGAGGGGACATGGAGAAGGATTCTCGGGGACTGGCTACCGCCCCAATATGAAGTGGCGACTAGGAAGTACATCATCCCGGAAGTGCCAGATGGTGACGTTTTTGAGACTGACCTCGTAGTTTTCCAGCCTAGTTATCCGCAAGCGCTGAGACAGCGTGAAGAGGTGTTGGCCAGTGGGGTGGCAGCCGCTTTTAGCGTAAAGCTGACCCTGAATCGAGATGGAATAAGGGACGCTTTTGAGCGTGCTGCAAAAGTTCAAAGGGGGATCAAGCCTTGGCTTGGTACGCCGAGACATGAAATGACACCCCCATTCCCCGTCGGCCTACTGGCCCATTCGCATTCGTGGAAGAAGTCGGGAACATCTGCCGCGTGGAATGTGTACACCCTGTCTATGGAAATGGACAAGCGGTATGCGAAACATCCCAGGGAGAGTCTGGATTTTCTGTGTGTTTCGGATTTGGGTATGTGGTGCACCTCAAGAGTTCCGTTCATCCCTCAAGATGTCTTGCTGCGCATGAACGCTGAAGAAGCGACCCGGCATGAGAATGGCGCGGCGCTAACGTCCGTAATGCAAATGGATGCGGGGGAGTCTCCTACAGTTGCGGTGCTAATCGCCAATTTGTACGCACGGCTTGCACTAAACGACCCTACCCTGCGCCCCCTTGCTGATGGGTTCCGGGCAACCGGGGATGCAGGCGGGGGAGGCGGAATGATGCGCTTCTGGGAATTGAGTACGACGTTCAGCCCCGCAGTGTGCTTGGGATTGCGAATGGGGGTCGGTAGGGACAGGCATGGGGACTGGAATGCCATCTACGGTTAG
- a CDS encoding ATP-binding protein, with product MTGEGSKYRIVSPSLTVKAMRDSGYKNTAYALAELIDNSIDAEATLVQVFACESPVQGATQTRHRVDAIAVLDNGKGMDAELLRRALKYGDGLGGDRNRIGRFGMGLPNSSMSQCTKVEVWSWTNGSPNAMYTYLDLEEINGGLDDVPSPVHRPVPEYWSDLSEAPLGTTGTLVVWSDLDRVKWHGAGATLRNTAELIGRVYRHYLHDGKVEIKMAPVREGKVLEGDNGAYFAEPNDPLYLMDSTGTPPPFGNKPMFEPFDMGNEKEPGVANFPITVDGTKHNVKVRASIARPEARRADVEGHPWPDNANPNRDAGFHPWGQHARRNIGISLVRQGRELDLDSKWAIGYDPVERWWGIEVEFPPELDDIFGVTNNKQTATVFSSLAHFDWTAEAEGDETPKAFKDRIAEFGDPRLPLIDLALYLEKNLLPKMRRKLKQHTLGNRGGKKRHDDVVTSKATDAVKRRQEDGHTGTTDRLAEEATENDKRQEQFAALTERHHLDEDTAQSMVDEALEKDWRVRWISSPQDSTAFFNIDLMAGMLQVIFNTEHPLHSELMTVLEDVPEDASETELRQRLTRASDTFKLLVFSWARMEDEIPNKRDRARISDARRDWGRYARDFIEDGSDDE from the coding sequence GTGACCGGCGAGGGAAGCAAATACCGGATCGTCAGCCCTTCGCTGACCGTCAAGGCCATGCGCGACAGCGGCTACAAGAACACCGCCTACGCGCTCGCCGAGCTGATCGACAACAGCATCGACGCGGAAGCCACACTGGTTCAGGTCTTCGCCTGTGAGAGCCCGGTGCAGGGCGCCACCCAGACGAGGCACCGGGTGGACGCCATAGCCGTCCTCGACAACGGCAAGGGCATGGACGCCGAACTCCTGCGGCGCGCCCTGAAGTACGGCGATGGCCTCGGGGGCGACCGCAACCGCATCGGGCGCTTCGGCATGGGGCTGCCCAACTCCAGTATGTCCCAGTGCACCAAGGTCGAGGTCTGGTCCTGGACCAATGGGTCCCCGAACGCCATGTACACCTACCTCGATCTTGAGGAGATCAACGGCGGACTCGACGACGTCCCCAGTCCCGTACACCGCCCCGTGCCGGAGTACTGGAGCGACCTCAGCGAGGCACCGCTGGGCACCACCGGCACCCTCGTGGTCTGGTCGGACCTTGACCGAGTCAAATGGCACGGCGCCGGCGCCACCCTGCGGAACACTGCTGAGCTGATCGGCCGTGTGTACCGGCACTACCTCCACGACGGCAAGGTGGAGATCAAGATGGCGCCGGTCCGCGAAGGAAAGGTCCTCGAAGGGGACAACGGGGCGTACTTCGCCGAGCCCAACGATCCCCTGTACCTGATGGACTCAACCGGGACGCCGCCGCCGTTCGGGAACAAGCCCATGTTCGAGCCCTTCGACATGGGCAACGAGAAGGAACCCGGGGTCGCCAACTTCCCGATCACGGTCGACGGGACGAAGCACAACGTGAAGGTGCGGGCATCCATCGCCCGGCCCGAGGCCCGCCGCGCCGACGTCGAAGGTCACCCGTGGCCCGACAACGCGAACCCCAACCGCGACGCCGGTTTCCACCCGTGGGGTCAGCATGCTCGTCGGAACATCGGGATTTCCCTGGTCCGGCAGGGGCGCGAGCTTGACCTCGATTCCAAGTGGGCCATCGGGTACGACCCCGTCGAGCGCTGGTGGGGCATCGAGGTGGAATTCCCCCCGGAGCTCGACGACATCTTCGGCGTCACGAACAACAAGCAGACCGCCACGGTCTTCTCGTCTCTCGCCCACTTCGACTGGACGGCCGAGGCCGAGGGGGACGAGACGCCCAAGGCGTTCAAGGACCGCATCGCCGAATTCGGCGACCCGCGCCTGCCCCTGATCGATCTTGCGCTCTACCTGGAGAAGAACCTCCTGCCCAAAATGCGGCGGAAGCTGAAGCAGCACACGCTGGGCAACCGGGGAGGCAAGAAGCGCCACGACGACGTAGTCACGTCCAAGGCCACGGACGCGGTGAAGCGCCGGCAGGAGGACGGCCACACGGGAACGACCGACCGCCTGGCAGAGGAAGCCACCGAGAACGACAAGCGCCAGGAGCAGTTCGCGGCGCTCACCGAGCGGCATCACCTCGACGAGGACACCGCCCAGTCCATGGTCGACGAGGCGCTTGAGAAAGACTGGCGTGTCCGCTGGATCTCCAGCCCGCAGGACTCCACGGCGTTCTTCAACATCGACCTCATGGCCGGCATGCTGCAGGTGATCTTCAACACCGAACACCCGCTGCACAGCGAGCTGATGACCGTCCTTGAAGACGTGCCCGAAGACGCGAGTGAGACTGAACTCCGCCAACGCCTGACCCGCGCTTCCGACACCTTCAAACTCCTCGTCTTCTCCTGGGCCCGTATGGAGGACGAGATCCCCAACAAGCGGGACCGCGCCAGGATCTCGGACGCCCGGCGCGACTGGGGCCGTTACGCCCGTGACTTCATCGAAGACGGGAGCGATGACGAGTGA
- a CDS encoding UTRA domain-containing protein — MIGTGLPEGGQRGRVTARLGGEVPAVPEPFSVLIDTKYEEAPPPAPELYAALADLGHEPHFTEYVRIRMPLPDQAHALRLADGAPLLHVIRVTLTEADMPLALEEFHLPGNELELSFRL, encoded by the coding sequence GTGATCGGCACGGGCCTGCCGGAGGGCGGTCAACGTGGTCGAGTAACGGCGCGACTTGGAGGAGAAGTGCCCGCCGTACCCGAGCCGTTCTCGGTGCTCATCGACACCAAGTACGAGGAGGCTCCGCCCCCGGCGCCGGAGCTGTACGCGGCGCTCGCCGATCTAGGCCACGAACCCCACTTCACGGAGTACGTCCGCATCCGCATGCCCCTACCGGACCAGGCCCATGCCCTCCGACTAGCGGACGGGGCACCCCTTCTGCACGTCATCCGCGTGACGCTCACGGAGGCAGACATGCCCCTGGCCCTGGAGGAGTTCCACCTGCCTGGCAACGAATTGGAGCTGTCGTTCAGGCTGTAG
- a CDS encoding DUF5655 domain-containing protein: MSGLRLFSTTSGVTEVMPRLAEVEAEVQDLIEANMQAMLGVRFLASEYSTGPVHGGRIDSLGIDENGAPVVVEFKRGTDAGVIHQGLYYMSWLMDHKAEFRHLVRDRLGAAVAAQVLWSAPRLICVAGDFTRYDVHAVREHRRSIDLVRYRFFGTEHIGLETVASVSGRPVGPGACRRRPAAEALGSTRAGADKAMAELTASVDEVLLGLGDDITKVENRTYLAYQRLRNFACVCPPRQTKLLVYLKADPKEVDLVPGFTRDVTGLGHHGTGDLEVQLRTERDLERAQDLFRLSYAVA, translated from the coding sequence GTGTCGGGTCTGAGGCTGTTCAGCACCACGAGCGGCGTGACCGAGGTTATGCCGCGTCTCGCTGAGGTCGAGGCAGAGGTGCAGGACCTCATCGAGGCGAACATGCAGGCGATGCTCGGGGTGCGGTTCCTGGCGAGCGAGTACAGCACCGGGCCCGTCCATGGCGGCCGGATCGACTCGCTGGGCATCGACGAGAACGGCGCGCCGGTGGTCGTGGAATTCAAGCGCGGCACCGATGCCGGGGTGATTCATCAGGGCCTCTACTACATGTCCTGGCTGATGGATCACAAGGCGGAGTTCCGGCACCTGGTCCGCGACCGGCTCGGGGCCGCAGTCGCGGCCCAGGTGCTCTGGAGCGCACCCAGGCTGATCTGCGTAGCCGGCGACTTCACCCGATACGACGTGCACGCCGTACGCGAGCACCGGCGCAGCATCGACCTGGTCCGCTACCGCTTCTTCGGCACCGAACACATCGGCCTTGAGACAGTCGCTTCGGTCTCTGGTCGGCCGGTCGGCCCTGGCGCATGCCGGCGTCGCCCCGCGGCTGAAGCGCTGGGTAGCACACGGGCGGGCGCGGACAAGGCCATGGCTGAGCTAACTGCGTCGGTCGACGAGGTTCTGCTCGGGCTCGGTGACGACATCACCAAGGTTGAGAACAGGACCTATCTGGCGTACCAGCGTCTGCGGAACTTCGCCTGCGTCTGCCCGCCCCGGCAGACCAAGCTCCTCGTCTACCTCAAGGCCGACCCGAAGGAGGTCGACCTCGTCCCCGGGTTCACCCGGGACGTGACAGGACTTGGCCACCACGGCACCGGCGATCTAGAGGTGCAGCTGCGCACGGAGCGGGACCTGGAGCGAGCCCAGGACCTGTTCCGCCTCAGCTACGCCGTGGCGTAG
- a CDS encoding HAD family hydrolase, giving the protein MPLLMLDLDNTLVDRDAAFRAAATALLAEHALPETDIEWLMALDASGYTPKPAVAEAMADRYGAAPPVSAIRTLLDRGAADRVVLAETTREALTTTLANGWTCVIVTNGRVVQQESKIRNTGLDRLVQGWVISEGIGCRGHPRRRPGGRGGPRCCRAPRTARRTRRR; this is encoded by the coding sequence ATGCCGTTGCTGATGTTGGATCTCGACAACACCTTGGTCGATCGCGATGCTGCATTCCGGGCCGCAGCGACAGCGCTCCTGGCGGAGCACGCGCTGCCTGAAACCGACATCGAATGGCTGATGGCTCTCGACGCGAGCGGCTACACGCCCAAGCCGGCTGTCGCCGAGGCCATGGCGGACCGCTACGGGGCGGCGCCTCCCGTGAGTGCTATCCGGACGCTTCTCGACCGTGGCGCGGCTGATCGCGTCGTACTGGCTGAGACCACCCGCGAAGCGCTCACCACGACGCTCGCCAATGGCTGGACCTGCGTGATCGTCACCAATGGCCGCGTTGTCCAACAGGAATCGAAGATCCGCAACACTGGCCTGGACCGGCTGGTCCAGGGCTGGGTGATCTCCGAGGGCATTGGTTGCAGGGGCCACCCCCGGCGGCGCCCTGGAGGCAGGGGAGGACCACGCTGCTGCCGCGCTCCGCGAACTGCGCGAAGAACTCGGCGTCGATGA
- a CDS encoding phospholipase D family protein, whose amino-acid sequence MKGATARVILVAPFIKKAVFEEILASVPASVETIECVTRWTPAEVAAGVSDPEIIEAAERDERVQITLCPSLHAKIYVADDRCLVGSANLTGKATGRVPNANVELLLDAPVTHLEVQRVLSLIESRSTAATPVVAALVRKQAELLKEERIAPPAEGGPAPLWYPETRRPENVFALYSGRTRFTSPVEAGIIQDLAMLDVPAGLAEHDFNAAVEARLHAIPELHKLLVGERLSNIELEKAIVDRTGDPEDQARRTTETLAAWLQHFGRYYTEVGSWELRPGREHT is encoded by the coding sequence GTGAAGGGCGCCACCGCGCGAGTGATCCTCGTGGCGCCCTTCATCAAGAAGGCCGTCTTTGAGGAAATCCTTGCCTCGGTGCCGGCCTCGGTGGAGACGATCGAATGCGTCACGCGCTGGACTCCGGCGGAGGTAGCCGCCGGAGTCTCCGATCCCGAGATCATCGAGGCGGCGGAGCGGGACGAACGCGTGCAGATCACTCTCTGCCCCTCGCTGCATGCCAAGATCTACGTCGCCGACGACCGATGCCTGGTCGGATCCGCGAACCTGACCGGCAAGGCCACCGGCCGAGTCCCCAACGCCAACGTGGAGCTCTTGCTGGATGCGCCCGTCACGCATCTCGAAGTGCAGCGCGTTCTCAGTCTGATCGAGTCCCGCTCGACAGCGGCCACACCCGTGGTGGCCGCCCTTGTCCGGAAGCAGGCAGAACTTCTGAAGGAGGAACGCATCGCGCCCCCGGCCGAGGGTGGACCCGCCCCCCTTTGGTACCCGGAGACGAGGCGCCCGGAGAACGTGTTCGCGCTCTACAGCGGGCGAACGCGATTCACCTCGCCGGTTGAGGCCGGCATCATCCAGGACCTTGCCATGCTCGATGTCCCGGCAGGTTTGGCGGAGCACGACTTCAACGCGGCGGTCGAAGCTCGGCTGCACGCCATCCCAGAACTCCACAAGCTGCTCGTCGGCGAGCGCCTCAGCAACATCGAGCTCGAGAAGGCCATCGTGGACCGGACAGGAGACCCGGAAGACCAGGCACGGAGGACGACGGAGACCCTCGCGGCCTGGTTGCAGCACTTCGGCCGCTATTACACCGAGGTGGGCTCGTGGGAGCTGCGGCCAGGACGGGAGCACACCTAA